The proteins below come from a single Manduca sexta isolate Smith_Timp_Sample1 chromosome 3, JHU_Msex_v1.0, whole genome shotgun sequence genomic window:
- the LOC115449083 gene encoding zinc finger protein 579 → MSVAPAVKREVELESGGGSPGRKRRKQAAPTRAPPPPPLPAPAPPPLDLHAKMADIYKSALAFGELALPAFDPLAAFRLLPRHEPPRIFNPEAYCDLCCKEFCNKYFLKTHRANKHGIYDGNEPQPAAPPPAQPSPPRRASDEESGGTPRRLSPDSARRAREAGFQPDALRRLGVVNPEAFCEICCKEYCNKYFLRTHRERRHGVPAHPSPAADRSPPSLTPPGMPLVTSLSTPLGTPLGTSLPPPLTTPPAIPTAPPDTPPRSHSLPPPFDTEEMAEVKRECEDELEAAFRDGQTSPLNLIVEERGAASPGSASEELRKLQTMISQLNELAAERLAEDPNDGGARPASSSPPPPDERRASSSGSSFCEICNKELCNKYFMRTHMQRMHGISLESGTQLGGVTCDICHKELCSKYFLRVHKHNTHGIPAPPAPASASPAEPCPLCARRFRGPRALRAHLLAEHAPPARPPPPPPRPLDLLARDKPYACSYCPFTTDVLAFLFAHERAHAQQQPIGEAADTGSDPPVPPAEPDGPEGGSEATDAEGEPEASYSCSRCEFRAEGFGALEAHLRAAHGGAGALLAVPRAPQAPLTMQPFVVEEAGGALSLVPALVFLPVRRRATRRATVTLTLTPA, encoded by the coding sequence ATGTCGGTGGCGCCGGCGGTGAAGCGCGAGGTGGAGCTGGAGAGCGGCGGCGGCAGCCCGGGGCGCAAGCGGCGCAAGCAGGCGGCGCCGACGCGtgcgcccccgccgccgccacTGCCTGCGCCTGCGCCCCCGCCCCTCGACCTGCACGCCAAGATGGCCGATATCTACAAGAGCGCACTCGCCTTCGGGGAGCTCGCGCTGCCCGCATTCGATCCCCTGGCTGCGTTCCGCCTGCTGCCGAGGCACGAACCACCAAGGATCTTCAATCCCGAGGCCTATTGTGACCTCTGTTGTAAGGAATTCTGCAATAAGTATTTCCTGAAAACGCACCGCGCTAACAAGCACGGCATCTACGATGGCAACGAGCCTCAGCCGGCGGCGCCCCCGCCCGCCCAGCCTTCGCCGCCGCGCCGTGCCTCCGATGAGGAGTCAGGAGGTACGCCGCGCCGCCTCTCGCCTGACTCGGCGAGACGTGCCCGTGAGGCCGGCTTCCAGCCTGACGCTCTTCGACGCCTCGGTGTCGTCAACCCGGAGGCATTCTGCGAGATCTGTTGCAAGGAGTACTGCAATAAATACTTTCTGCGGACGCACCGGGAGCGGCGGCACGGCGTCCCTGCGCACCCATCGCCAGCGGCAGACCGTTCGCCGCCATCCCTCACGCCGCCGGGCATGCCGCTCGTCACTTCGCTGAGCACGCCGCTCGGCACCCCACTCGGAACGTCACTGCCACCGCCGCTCACCACCCCGCCGGCGATACCCACGGCACCGCCGGACACGCCACCACGGTCGCATTCGCTACCCCCGCCGTTTGATACTGAGGAGATGGCGGAGGTAAAGCGCGAGTGTGAAGATGAGCTAGAAGCAGCATTCCGCGACGGGCAGACGAGTCCGCTCAACTTAATTGTGGAGGAGCGTGGCGCAGCTTCACCAGGTTCTGCCAGCGAAGAGTTGCGCAAATTGCAGACAATGATATCCCAGCTGAACGAGCTCGCCGCCGAGAGACTCGCTGAGGACCCCAATGATGGTGGCGCACGACCAGCGTCATCCTCGCCGCCACCACCAGACGAGCGGCGAGCGTCTTCCTCCGGCTCGAGCTTCTGCGAGATTTGTAACAAGGAGTTGTGTAACAAATACTTTATGCGCACCCACATGCAGCGCATGCACGGGATCTCGCTCGAAAGCGGCACGCAGCTGGGTGGCGTGACATGCGACATCTGCCACAAGGAGCTGTGTAGCAAGTACTTCCTGCGCGTGCACAAACACAACACGCACGGCATTccggcgccgcccgcgcccgcatCTGCGTCGCCCGCCGAGCCGTGTCCGCTGTGCGCGCGGCGGTTCCGCGGCCCGCGAGCCCTGCGCGCGCACCTTCTCGCCGAACACGCGCCGCCGGCGCGTCCGCCACCACCTCCGCCGCGTCCTCTCGATCTACTGGCGCGCGACAAGCCGTACGCTTGCTCCTATTGTCCCTTCACCACCGACGTGCTCGCATTCTTGTTCGCCCACGAGCGTGCGCATGCGCAGCAGCAGCCTATCGGTGAGGCGGCCGACACCGGCAGCGATCCTCCCGTGCCGCCCGCCGAGCCCGATGGTCCCGAGGGTGGCAGCGAAGCGACGGACGCGGAGGGCGAGCCGGAGGCGTCGTACTCGTGCTCCCGGTGCGAGTTCCGCGCGGAGGGCTTTGGCGCGCTGGAGGCGCACCTTCGTGCGGCtcacggcggcgcgggcgcgctgcTGGCGGTGCCGCGCGCCCCGCAGGCGCCGCTCACGATGCAGCCGTTCGTGGTGGAGGAGGCGGGCGGGGCGCTGAGCCTGGTGCCGGCGCTGGTGTTCCTACCGGTGCGGCGACGCGCGACGCGGCGAGCCACGGTCACGCTGACGCTGACGCCCGCCTAG
- the LOC115449082 gene encoding phospholipid scramblase 2, producing the protein MTQTAPIPPQAQSFVDIIKEPVSVVPEPQVSTSTTPALLEELSSVDRLFITKRLRVKSVLFLRGKKNRFYVRTPDQNLVYSVEEDNSWWVGYFCYGLRPLQLRVTDSRGSEVMRIHRPYACTARVLPCQLQRLEVFAPPGQRIGTIEQQWTVVKPLYLVRNEEGEVVFWIKGPYVTISCFKDVKFSICRSDGSPVGGTCKRWQGLTHALFLSPVTDRFGVAFERDLSVQEKALLLAATLLMDYMYYDA; encoded by the exons atgacgcAAACAGCTCCTATACCCCCACAAGCACAGTCGTTCGTAGATATCATAAAGGAGCCAGTCTCCGTGGTTCCTGAACCCCAG GTGTCAACATCGACTACTCCAGCATTACTCGAAGAATTATCATCAGTAGACCGCTTGTTCATAACCAAGCGCCTTCGTGTGAAGAGTGTCCTCTTCCTCCGAGGCAAGAAGAACAGGTTCTACGTCAGAACACCGGATCAAAACTTGGTGTATAGCGTGGAAGAAGATAATAG CTGGTGGGTGGGCTACTTCTGCTACGGCCTGCGACCGCTCCAGCTGCGCGTGACTGATAGCCGAGGGTCCGAAGTGATGCGAATACACCGACCGTATGCCTGCACCGCCAGGGTTCTGCCGTGCCAGCTGCAGCGCCTGGAGGTGTTCGCACCGCCTGGACAGAGGATCGGGACGATTGAGCAACAATGGACTGTTGTTAAACCGCTGTACCTCGTCAGGAATGAAGAGGGAGAGGTCGTGTTTTGGATAAAAG GACCGTACGTGACCATCAGTTGCTTCAAGGACGTGAAGTTCTCGATCTGTCGGAGCGACGGCTCGCCCGTCGGTGGCACCTGCAAGCGCTGGCAGGGACTCACGCACGCGCTCTTCCTCTCGCCAGTTACTGACAG gttCGGCGTAGCATTTGAAAGAGACCTCAGTGTGCAAGAAAAGGCTTTGTTACTAGCAGCCACTCTTCTAATGGATTATATGTACTATGACGCTTAA